The Nitrospira sp. KM1 genome includes a window with the following:
- a CDS encoding formylglycine-generating enzyme family protein, which translates to MQKAPASYWSLMATAVAMLMLGAGPSEPGKADQAVSRQGVTVDVIKGKDGAPMVLIPAGPFMMGSNDGLPNERPEHRVTLDSYYIDQYEVTLSLYRKFLESGKHDSPSTWDDEAATTVGDRPAIGMKWSDAAAYCQWVEKRLPTEAEWEKAARGTDGRRFPWGHMQPFVDIANYNRGLWVSEAVTLVPVTAGLEGMSVRHGLKEGGKSPFGLTHMAGNASEWVSDWYDREYYQKAPESNPRGPENGEKRVLRGGSWSDLPAALRVTARFSAEPEFEDRTIGFRCAMNQKQ; encoded by the coding sequence ATGCAGAAGGCGCCTGCCTCCTACTGGTCTCTTATGGCAACTGCGGTCGCCATGTTGATGTTGGGTGCCGGTCCATCGGAACCAGGAAAGGCTGATCAGGCGGTCAGCAGGCAGGGGGTGACAGTTGATGTGATAAAAGGCAAGGATGGCGCTCCCATGGTCCTCATTCCGGCAGGACCTTTCATGATGGGAAGCAATGACGGACTTCCGAATGAGCGCCCTGAACACCGTGTGACCTTGGACTCCTACTATATCGACCAATACGAGGTGACACTCAGTTTGTATCGAAAGTTTCTTGAGTCCGGTAAACATGATTCGCCTTCCACCTGGGATGACGAAGCGGCCACGACGGTTGGCGACAGGCCGGCCATCGGGATGAAATGGTCAGATGCCGCTGCGTACTGCCAATGGGTTGAAAAGCGTCTCCCAACCGAAGCCGAATGGGAGAAGGCAGCGAGGGGGACGGATGGGCGTCGGTTTCCGTGGGGACACATGCAGCCGTTTGTGGATATTGCGAATTACAATCGGGGCCTATGGGTCAGTGAAGCGGTCACATTGGTGCCCGTGACCGCGGGCCTGGAAGGGATGAGCGTTCGACATGGCCTGAAAGAGGGCGGCAAGAGCCCTTTCGGCTTGACGCATATGGCCGGCAACGCTTCCGAATGGGTGAGTGATTGGTATGACCGTGAATATTATCAGAAAGCTCCGGAATCAAATCCTCGCGGACCTGAAAACGGCGAGAAACGCGTTCTGCGAGGTGGCTCCTGGTCGGATTTACCGGCTGCTCTTCGTGTGACCGCTCGATTTTCCGCAGAG
- a CDS encoding c-type cytochrome — protein MSQRNGVILCLVIGLGAWTAVTVAQEDDQGAISAALAPRAEALIMARCSVCHSPDLISQQRLSEDRWAATVQKMKQWGAEMNDDEMGLLVRYLSARYHRSAPLRLPPLFEGSGQSELPMPDTMREENLPGVAARGAHVFEHNCQACHGAQGGGGVGPTLAKNPILKYEDLFWETVLHGRGPMPGWSSVLTHQDIADVYAWLLTK, from the coding sequence ATGAGCCAAAGGAACGGCGTCATTCTCTGCCTTGTAATAGGTCTTGGCGCGTGGACCGCTGTCACCGTCGCCCAGGAGGACGATCAGGGCGCGATCAGTGCCGCGCTGGCTCCCCGCGCGGAAGCGCTCATCATGGCGCGGTGTTCAGTGTGCCACAGCCCCGATCTTATTTCGCAACAACGGTTGTCGGAAGATCGTTGGGCGGCCACGGTCCAAAAAATGAAACAATGGGGGGCCGAAATGAACGATGACGAGATGGGTCTGCTCGTCCGATACCTCTCCGCCCGCTATCACCGATCAGCGCCACTACGACTTCCGCCATTGTTTGAAGGAAGCGGCCAATCTGAGCTGCCCATGCCGGACACCATGCGCGAGGAAAATCTGCCTGGCGTGGCCGCTAGAGGCGCACATGTGTTCGAGCATAATTGCCAGGCTTGTCATGGTGCACAAGGCGGTGGGGGCGTTGGACCCACACTGGCCAAGAATCCCATTCTTAAGTACGAAGACTTATTTTGGGAGACCGTGTTACATGGGCGTGGGCCGATGCCGGGCTGGAGCTCGGTTCTAACCCATCAGGACATTGCAGATGTATATGCGTGGTTACTGACGAAATGA
- a CDS encoding sulfite oxidase — translation MIIVGRHKPAIKGGQYGMAISRRVWFGRMVQGLLGTALGETLRSRLAVQAAGLDAGRHREGPLITRVTRPFDAETPVRELVAYLTPNHRFFVRSHFGPPMLESIAEATWTLRVAGAVDKPQTIALDDLRRMQPATVTAVLQCSGNGRAFHHPKVTGVQWERGAVGNAEWTGVRLRDLLTEAGVDPRARHVQFLGADRPPLSSVPLFLRSIPLAKALHPDTLVAYEMNGRPLPVLHGAPLRVITPGWMADSWTKWLTHITVQEEEAEGYYMQTAYRMPLRPLEPGASPGGEAMTPVEAMTVKSLICSPGEGDTIPIGPVTIQGVAWSGEERPVKVEVSMDDGLTWNSARFVGDDRPYAWRQWQYVWKASTAGTFPVRCRATDEMGAMQPAVTAWNPGGFMWNGWDRVMVTVVSNSGMRSAR, via the coding sequence ATGATCATAGTCGGCCGGCATAAGCCGGCTATCAAAGGGGGGCAGTACGGGATGGCAATTTCACGGCGCGTGTGGTTTGGCCGGATGGTGCAAGGGTTGCTCGGAACGGCACTCGGGGAAACACTTCGTTCCCGCTTGGCTGTGCAAGCGGCCGGCTTGGACGCTGGGCGTCACCGCGAAGGGCCGTTGATCACGCGAGTCACTAGGCCATTTGATGCCGAAACGCCTGTCCGCGAGCTCGTCGCGTACTTAACGCCGAATCATCGATTCTTCGTACGAAGCCACTTCGGTCCGCCGATGCTCGAGTCCATCGCCGAAGCGACCTGGACATTGCGCGTTGCCGGGGCGGTCGATAAGCCGCAGACTATTGCGTTGGACGATCTCCGACGGATGCAGCCGGCGACCGTGACCGCGGTGCTGCAATGCAGCGGGAACGGGAGGGCGTTTCATCATCCAAAAGTCACCGGTGTGCAGTGGGAGCGTGGCGCAGTGGGTAATGCGGAATGGACCGGCGTACGGCTTCGCGACCTGTTGACGGAGGCAGGAGTGGACCCACGTGCGCGGCATGTTCAATTTCTCGGAGCCGACCGCCCTCCGCTATCCTCGGTGCCGCTGTTTCTCAGAAGTATTCCGTTGGCGAAGGCGCTTCATCCGGACACCCTTGTGGCGTATGAGATGAACGGTCGGCCTTTGCCCGTGCTGCACGGTGCGCCCTTGCGTGTCATCACGCCGGGCTGGATGGCGGACTCCTGGACGAAGTGGCTCACGCATATCACCGTACAAGAGGAAGAGGCCGAAGGCTATTACATGCAAACGGCCTATCGGATGCCGTTGCGGCCGTTGGAACCCGGTGCATCACCCGGCGGTGAAGCCATGACGCCGGTCGAAGCCATGACAGTCAAATCACTCATCTGCTCACCGGGAGAGGGCGATACCATTCCAATCGGACCGGTCACGATTCAAGGGGTGGCATGGAGCGGCGAAGAGAGGCCCGTGAAGGTCGAAGTGTCGATGGACGACGGACTAACTTGGAACAGTGCGCGATTCGTAGGCGATGACCGTCCGTATGCATGGCGACAATGGCAATACGTGTGGAAGGCTTCCACTGCCGGTACGTTTCCGGTCCGCTGCCGCGCGACGGATGAGATGGGCGCCATGCAACCTGCTGTCACTGCCTGGAACCCTGGAGGGTTCATGTGGAACGGATGGGATCGCGTCATGGTGACGGTTGTGTCAAATTCCGGAATGAGATCAGCACGATGA
- a CDS encoding hemerythrin domain-containing protein yields MSPRAARKHGTHKNPTTTQKRKNRTPKSSGKRQSMPMSLSKGSGAIRAIQTVGTIVGRLMGTGGGQKSNVFSILENEHRKLEKLFSEFEKADTKRRSGIAHEALTTLEIHTAVEEEIVYPAINRTIKDEGMIDEAREEHHVVKFLIHELHKMSPGSKAYAPKFKVLGELVQHHAKEEEREMFPEAESHGIDSQSLAKQVIARQARLEQKYGKRTKAA; encoded by the coding sequence ATGTCGCCACGTGCCGCGCGAAAGCACGGAACTCACAAGAACCCCACGACCACACAGAAGCGAAAAAATCGTACCCCAAAGAGTTCCGGCAAAAGACAGAGCATGCCGATGTCCTTATCCAAAGGCAGTGGCGCGATCAGAGCGATTCAAACCGTCGGCACGATCGTGGGAAGACTCATGGGGACCGGCGGAGGTCAGAAATCGAATGTTTTCTCCATTCTCGAGAACGAACATCGGAAACTGGAAAAGCTCTTCTCGGAATTTGAGAAAGCCGATACCAAAAGAAGATCAGGGATAGCCCACGAAGCACTCACGACATTGGAGATCCATACGGCTGTCGAAGAAGAAATCGTCTATCCGGCGATAAATCGGACCATCAAAGACGAGGGCATGATTGACGAGGCGCGTGAAGAGCACCATGTCGTGAAGTTTTTGATTCATGAACTTCATAAGATGAGTCCGGGCAGCAAAGCTTACGCACCGAAGTTCAAGGTCTTGGGCGAGCTTGTGCAGCACCACGCCAAAGAAGAAGAACGAGAAATGTTTCCTGAAGCTGAAAGTCACGGCATCGATTCTCAATCCTTGGCCAAGCAAGTCATCGCGAGACAGGCCAGACTGGAACAAAAATATGGGAAACGCACAAAGGCGGCATAG
- a CDS encoding sigma 54-interacting transcriptional regulator, with protein MTQGKALVNQHAALLEFAKSIAAHQNISELFQDLANKLPSITGCSAIEIALHDPERNTMRVHSLVSFEPVSLVEHEYPVEDVPGGWVWKHQGPFICHNVALETQFPKMVPKVQRAGVQSFCTVPLTTDRRRLGAMVIAGMVVNHYEQSEVDFLQQVAKHVAIAVEGALHCTSAASAQEAMARERDRLRVLLEINNAVVSHLDLRKLLEEISNCLRRVIPHDVAALALYDPESCQLLAHVLDFPGKQDFAGQGTPIPWEGTPEGLAFTTRQTVLIRKLDITEFDADIVKRAAAEGLRSGCAVPLIARGLPLGTLSVISLREGAFDDEDADLLGRIGVQVAIAVENALNYARARAAEGRFMKERDRLRLLMDVTGNLTSNLQLHDLLHATVAGVRRVMQCDIVTVHLPNAEGTHLRTYALDFPDRQWLAEDALWEPVEGTLHGMVFQSAKPYVAARLDPTRFPTEAAFLATIDIVGGCIVPLIHRGRVLGNLGLGRKQEVPYTEEEVDFLMQFGIQLAIAIDNALTYGQVTGLKDKLTQEKLYLEDEIRIEHNFEEIIGDSSVLQHALRQVEIVAPTDSTVLILGETGTGKELIARAIHNRSQRRERTFVKMNCAAIPTGLLESELFGHERGAFTGAIATKVGRFELANGGTLFLDEVGDIPLELQSKLLRVLQEQEFERLGGTKTIRVNVRLVAATNRNLGQMVAEKDFRSDLYYRLNVFPLSIPPLRERREDIPTLVRYFVQQFARRMNKRIETIPAAAITALSRYSWPGNVRELENLVERAVILSQGSVLAVPLTELESVADGAQPHATLENTEREHILKILKATKWVLSGPTGAAAQLGMKRTTLQSKMQRLRITRPI; from the coding sequence ATGACTCAGGGTAAAGCCTTGGTCAATCAGCACGCCGCACTCCTCGAATTCGCCAAGTCGATCGCAGCCCACCAGAACATATCTGAACTGTTCCAAGACCTGGCCAACAAACTGCCTTCCATCACAGGATGTTCGGCTATTGAAATAGCGCTTCATGACCCCGAACGGAACACGATGCGTGTGCATAGTTTGGTGAGTTTCGAGCCGGTAAGTCTTGTGGAACATGAGTATCCAGTCGAAGATGTTCCTGGCGGTTGGGTCTGGAAGCATCAGGGACCCTTCATCTGCCACAACGTGGCACTAGAGACGCAATTCCCCAAGATGGTGCCGAAGGTCCAACGGGCAGGAGTTCAGTCCTTCTGCACAGTTCCTCTTACAACCGATCGCCGGCGGTTGGGAGCCATGGTTATAGCCGGCATGGTCGTAAATCACTATGAACAGTCGGAAGTCGATTTTCTGCAGCAGGTCGCCAAACACGTCGCCATTGCGGTCGAGGGCGCTCTTCATTGCACAAGCGCAGCCTCGGCGCAGGAAGCGATGGCGCGAGAGCGCGACCGCCTAAGGGTCTTGCTCGAGATCAACAATGCCGTCGTGTCGCACCTCGATCTGCGGAAGCTCTTAGAAGAAATTTCCAACTGTCTGAGGCGCGTCATCCCACACGATGTTGCGGCACTTGCCCTCTATGATCCCGAAAGCTGCCAGTTGCTTGCTCATGTGCTGGACTTTCCCGGCAAACAGGATTTCGCCGGCCAAGGGACGCCGATTCCGTGGGAAGGAACTCCGGAGGGTCTGGCCTTTACGACTCGTCAAACCGTATTGATCAGGAAGCTGGACATCACGGAGTTTGACGCGGATATCGTCAAGCGAGCGGCGGCGGAAGGCCTCAGGTCCGGTTGTGCCGTTCCTCTCATCGCACGTGGCTTGCCACTTGGCACCTTGAGCGTGATCAGCTTACGGGAAGGCGCGTTCGACGACGAGGATGCGGATCTTCTCGGTCGTATCGGCGTACAGGTCGCAATCGCGGTGGAAAACGCGTTGAACTACGCGAGGGCGCGCGCGGCCGAAGGCCGGTTCATGAAAGAGCGCGATCGCCTGCGCTTGCTCATGGATGTGACGGGCAACCTCACGTCGAACCTCCAGTTGCACGATCTGCTGCACGCGACAGTGGCGGGCGTCAGACGGGTGATGCAATGCGACATTGTCACCGTACATTTGCCGAACGCCGAAGGTACGCACCTTCGGACCTATGCCTTGGATTTCCCCGATCGGCAATGGCTCGCGGAAGACGCATTGTGGGAACCAGTTGAAGGCACGCTCCACGGGATGGTGTTCCAATCCGCCAAACCGTATGTCGCGGCTCGTCTCGATCCCACGCGATTTCCCACGGAGGCCGCCTTCCTCGCCACCATCGACATAGTCGGCGGCTGTATCGTCCCGCTCATACATCGGGGCCGCGTCCTGGGTAATCTCGGCCTGGGGAGGAAACAGGAGGTACCCTACACCGAGGAGGAGGTCGATTTCCTCATGCAGTTCGGCATTCAACTGGCCATTGCCATTGACAACGCCTTAACGTACGGCCAAGTCACTGGATTGAAGGACAAGCTCACACAAGAAAAACTCTACCTCGAAGACGAAATCCGCATTGAGCACAATTTCGAAGAAATTATCGGTGATAGTTCCGTCTTGCAGCACGCGCTCAGACAGGTCGAGATCGTCGCGCCGACCGATAGCACGGTTCTGATTCTTGGCGAGACCGGTACAGGGAAGGAACTCATCGCCCGAGCCATCCACAACCGCAGCCAGCGGCGCGAACGGACGTTCGTGAAGATGAATTGCGCGGCCATTCCCACCGGATTACTCGAGAGCGAGTTATTTGGCCATGAACGAGGAGCATTCACCGGCGCGATCGCGACCAAAGTCGGCCGGTTCGAGCTGGCAAACGGTGGGACCCTGTTTCTCGACGAGGTTGGAGATATTCCTCTCGAACTCCAGTCGAAACTGCTACGGGTGCTTCAGGAACAAGAGTTCGAACGCTTGGGCGGCACAAAAACGATCCGGGTTAACGTCCGTCTGGTCGCGGCGACCAATCGGAATCTTGGGCAGATGGTGGCGGAGAAGGACTTTCGCAGCGACTTGTATTATCGTTTGAATGTCTTTCCGCTCTCGATCCCTCCGCTTCGTGAGCGCCGTGAAGATATCCCGACGCTGGTTCGTTATTTTGTTCAGCAATTTGCCCGCCGCATGAACAAGCGGATTGAGACCATTCCCGCAGCGGCGATCACGGCATTGTCTCGATATAGTTGGCCGGGCAATGTCCGTGAACTCGAAAACCTGGTTGAACGGGCGGTCATCCTCTCGCAGGGCTCCGTACTCGCCGTCCCATTGACCGAGCTAGAATCCGTAGCGGACGGCGCACAGCCTCATGCAACCTTGGAAAATACGGAACGGGAACACATTCTGAAGATTCTCAAAGCGACCAAATGGGTCCTCAGTGGACCAACAGGAGCCGCAGCCCAACTCGGTATGAAGCGAACCACCCTTCAGTCGAAGATGCAACGACTCAGGATCACCCGCCCCATCTAA
- a CDS encoding DUF3313 domain-containing protein has product MIRIQTTILIVLLSFAGGCSSTYEAKHVQPSGFLKAYHAQLNARSVGSGIRDYKNPDVDWSSYRKVILRPVHIWEGFSSQLPQDQREELQKLADSLHDTLYLKLFRDFEVVEQPAPDTMLIQVAITHAEKSWVAPALLSKVSLELQVLNTIWTYFSGKPAFAGEVTVEFTAQDSQTGALLVAGADRRVGGQNLFDREVLNSWGDAKNSLHFWSDLSAYRFCRLQSRAGCVEPKA; this is encoded by the coding sequence ATGATACGCATTCAGACCACAATTTTGATCGTACTGCTGAGCTTTGCCGGAGGTTGTTCCTCGACTTACGAAGCGAAGCATGTCCAGCCATCAGGCTTTCTCAAGGCCTATCACGCCCAACTCAATGCCCGTTCGGTCGGCAGCGGGATCCGTGACTACAAGAACCCTGATGTCGATTGGTCAAGCTACCGCAAAGTCATCCTGAGGCCCGTGCACATCTGGGAAGGGTTTTCATCACAATTACCCCAGGACCAGCGCGAAGAACTCCAGAAGTTGGCTGACTCCCTGCACGATACGCTCTATCTCAAGCTCTTCCGGGACTTTGAAGTGGTGGAGCAACCAGCACCGGACACTATGCTCATCCAGGTCGCCATCACTCACGCGGAAAAATCATGGGTTGCTCCGGCGTTGTTGTCCAAAGTAAGTCTGGAACTCCAGGTGTTGAATACGATCTGGACGTATTTCAGCGGAAAGCCTGCATTCGCAGGAGAGGTCACGGTCGAGTTTACGGCGCAGGATTCACAAACGGGAGCCCTGCTCGTCGCGGGAGCTGACCGGCGTGTCGGGGGACAGAACCTCTTCGACAGGGAGGTGCTCAACTCCTGGGGCGATGCCAAGAACAGTTTACACTTTTGGTCAGACTTGTCCGCCTATCGCTTCTGTCGGCTCCAGAGTCGGGCGGGCTGTGTAGAGCCAAAGGCCTGA
- a CDS encoding ABC transporter substrate-binding protein, with translation MRTISRRRFLQLSALTGSTLLMGDLANRIIGSTRNQQLAHAAEPIKIGIIDPLTGPYKTSSIHDVHGANVAVDLFNKRGGVIGRPVVILEGDDASNPEQAVQVATKFIKEDRVDALMGTFNGECALAVSALAQKENKLFMVTGASIPELSGSSCNLQTFVFMPNAPMMANAVAPYLVKAYGTRWSMITADNMDGKAMAQAMSTASQAHNVELVGEIMMPFGSTDFSSVLEEAKKKEPTAIILNIYGWDLVHALRGYTKLGLAKDKIGVGGMLGGEQIGRPLGYANNAGIWGLIWDPKIQTEGSKRFIQAVIDKYNHTPTSRCYLGYAAMTQILEAMERAGSTDTPALIKTLAGHEFDGLKTGKSVFQASNHQHVQDVLVGEAYGKELGLGHYKILATAAGESALGTHADTSCKL, from the coding sequence ATGCGAACCATTTCGCGCAGAAGGTTTTTGCAACTTTCGGCTCTGACTGGCAGCACCCTGCTCATGGGTGATCTGGCCAACCGCATAATTGGGTCAACCCGGAATCAACAATTGGCACATGCGGCTGAGCCCATCAAGATCGGGATTATTGATCCCCTTACCGGCCCATACAAGACCTCCTCGATTCATGATGTGCATGGTGCGAACGTCGCTGTCGATCTTTTCAACAAACGTGGCGGTGTCATAGGGCGCCCGGTTGTCATTCTGGAGGGAGATGATGCGTCGAATCCCGAGCAGGCAGTCCAAGTCGCGACAAAGTTCATCAAGGAAGATCGGGTCGATGCACTGATGGGGACATTCAACGGAGAATGCGCGCTAGCGGTCAGTGCGTTGGCACAGAAAGAAAACAAATTATTCATGGTGACCGGCGCGTCTATTCCTGAATTGTCCGGAAGCTCCTGTAACTTACAGACCTTCGTGTTCATGCCGAATGCTCCGATGATGGCGAATGCGGTCGCTCCCTACCTCGTAAAAGCCTATGGGACTCGCTGGTCTATGATTACCGCCGATAATATGGATGGTAAGGCGATGGCCCAGGCCATGAGCACAGCCTCCCAGGCTCACAACGTTGAACTCGTCGGAGAGATCATGATGCCGTTCGGCTCAACGGATTTTTCTTCTGTATTGGAAGAAGCCAAGAAAAAAGAGCCCACGGCAATCATTCTGAATATATATGGCTGGGACCTCGTGCATGCGCTCAGGGGCTATACGAAGCTGGGCCTCGCGAAGGACAAGATCGGCGTCGGAGGAATGCTCGGCGGTGAACAGATTGGCCGGCCTCTTGGATATGCCAACAATGCCGGCATCTGGGGACTCATTTGGGATCCCAAAATACAAACTGAAGGATCAAAACGATTCATTCAGGCAGTCATCGATAAGTATAACCATACGCCGACCTCCAGATGTTATTTGGGCTATGCGGCCATGACACAAATTCTTGAGGCAATGGAGCGTGCTGGGAGCACCGACACACCGGCTTTGATCAAGACGTTGGCTGGACATGAGTTTGATGGCCTCAAAACAGGAAAGTCCGTTTTTCAAGCATCAAACCACCAACATGTCCAAGACGTGCTGGTAGGCGAAGCCTATGGGAAAGAACTGGGTCTTGGTCACTACAAGATCCTCGCAACAGCAGCGGGAGAGAGCGCCCTCGGCACACATGCCGATACATCCTGCAAATTGTGA
- a CDS encoding response regulator produces MDCVVLELDLPDMSGFEVLVELVPVARHPTVPVIVLTRLPNRMLTELAVKNGAQAGLHKPTTTGDQLREAVFNAIAAVPRDDKEDREVFKFSRSKTESPVAVSPLGRGPARG; encoded by the coding sequence ATCGACTGTGTAGTCCTTGAACTGGATCTTCCTGATATGAGCGGATTTGAAGTACTCGTTGAGCTGGTTCCTGTGGCTCGTCATCCGACTGTTCCTGTCATCGTTCTCACCAGACTCCCGAACCGAATGCTGACCGAACTTGCTGTGAAGAACGGCGCTCAAGCAGGGTTGCATAAACCTACGACAACAGGGGATCAACTCAGAGAGGCAGTGTTCAATGCAATAGCGGCAGTTCCTCGTGATGACAAGGAAGACAGAGAAGTCTTCAAGTTCTCTCGCTCAAAAACTGAGTCACCTGTGGCTGTGAGTCCTCTGGGACGAGGACCGGCCAGAGGCTAG
- a CDS encoding response regulator: protein MDQDGYDLSVLIVDASHSDRLEYTSRLNTSRSRYRIAEAIDGKSGLETLRKAHFDCVIMDLTLPDMSGFELLLNILPDPQQPKVAVIVLTGLGNRAFHDVAIMNGAQACLIKSETSVEMLDQFIREAVDKVPSSLRSMTWEDAAANDRPSIPT from the coding sequence ATGGATCAGGACGGCTACGATCTTTCAGTCCTCATTGTCGATGCGAGTCACTCGGACCGGCTGGAATACACGTCCCGACTCAATACGTCACGGTCCCGCTACCGGATCGCCGAAGCAATCGACGGGAAATCCGGGTTGGAGACACTCCGCAAGGCGCACTTCGATTGCGTCATCATGGATCTCACTTTACCTGATATGTCGGGGTTTGAATTATTGCTCAATATTCTTCCCGATCCTCAGCAACCCAAGGTCGCTGTTATCGTACTGACCGGGCTTGGGAATCGCGCTTTCCATGACGTAGCCATCATGAATGGGGCACAGGCCTGCCTCATAAAATCAGAGACGTCTGTCGAGATGTTGGATCAATTCATTCGTGAAGCCGTGGACAAGGTACCCTCCTCTTTACGGAGCATGACGTGGGAAGATGCGGCTGCAAACGACAGACCCTCGATTCCGACCTAG